The DNA sequence AGGGAGTTATCGTTTGTGAACATGCTTCAGATATAGAGCTGCCGGGTGAGACAGGGAATTTTGTGAAAACTAAAAGCGAGACATATGGAATAATAGCAGTTTCAATTTTTACATACAGCAACGGTAATGAAGGAGGATGACAATGGCAAGCATTGCAGTTTGTCCGGGCAGCTTTGATCCCATTACATATGGCCACCTGGATATCATTAAAAGGGCCTCGAAGGTTTTTGACCAGATTCATGTGGTCCTGCTTAATAACTCATCCAAAAATCCGCTTTTTTCTGTTGATGAGCGCATCAGCCTGATCAGTGAGGTGACGAGGGAATTCCCCAATGTGAAAGTGGACTCTTTCCAGGGACTGCTTGTTGACTATGCAAAAGGGGTCGGGGCAAGCGCAATCATCAGGGGCCTCAGGGCGGTTTCAGATTTTGAGTATGAGATGCAGATTACATCAA is a window from the Bacillus infantis NRRL B-14911 genome containing:
- the coaD gene encoding pantetheine-phosphate adenylyltransferase, translating into MASIAVCPGSFDPITYGHLDIIKRASKVFDQIHVVLLNNSSKNPLFSVDERISLISEVTREFPNVKVDSFQGLLVDYAKGVGASAIIRGLRAVSDFEYEMQITSMNRVLNEEIETFFMMTNNQFSFLSSSIVKEVAKYGGDISELVPEAVQKALSGKFSLQQ